In a genomic window of Poecilia reticulata strain Guanapo linkage group LG22, Guppy_female_1.0+MT, whole genome shotgun sequence:
- the htr1b gene encoding 5-hydroxytryptamine receptor 1B — MAASVAEVKVEEVMELLEPTQQPVNASNDSFVSLLPESAESLAYRISLAAVLSLITLATTLSNAFVIATISQSKKLQTPANFLIASLAVTDLLVSILVMPICVLYTVIHSWTLGQIVCDVWLSSDITCCTASILHLCVIALDRYWAITDAVEYSKKRTPGRAAGMVATAWVIAISISLPPLFWRQVKAEELTSCSVNTDHIFYTIYSTFGAFYIPTLLLIVLYGRIYVEARKRILKQSPKKVGKRLTSAHLVTNSPGSVASTTSLQYARHDTPSSDTGSSTSENQVKVTVSDALLEKKRISAARERKATKTLGIILGAYIVCWLPFFIYTLLVATCETCLNPELFDFFTWLGYLNSLINPIIYTMSNEDFKKAFQKLVRFRCCRS, encoded by the coding sequence ATGGCCGCATCAGTGGCTGAAGTAAAAGTGGAAGAAGTGATGGAGCTTTTGGAACCGACTCAGCAGCCGGTGAACGCCTCCAATGACAGCTTCGTTTCTCTCCTACCTGAGAGCGCGGAGAGCCTCGCCTATCGGATCTCTCTGGCGGCCGTCCTGTCGCTCATCACGCTCGCCACCACGCTCTCCAACGCCTTCGTCATAGCAACCATTTCCCAATCGAAGAAGCTGCAAACTCCGGCGAACTTTCTGATCGCGTCGCTAGCGGTCACCGACCTCCTGGTGTCCATCCTGGTGATGCCCATCTGCGTCCTGTACACGGTCATCCACAGCTGGACGCTCGGCCAGATCGTCTGCGACGTCTGGCTCTCCTCCGACATAACCTGCTGCACCGCGTCCATCCTGCATCTGTGCGTAATTGCGCTGGATAGGTACTGGGCCATCACGGATGCGGTGGAGTACTCCAAGAAGCGCACGCCGGGACGCGCGGCCGGGATGGTGGCCACCGCCTGGGTCATCGCCATCTCCATCTCCCTGCCGCCTCTGTTCTGGAGGCAGGTGAAGGCGGAGGAGCTGACCAGCTGCAGCGTCAACACGGACCACATCTTTTACACCATCTACTCCACCTTCGGGGCGTTTTACATCCCCACCCTGCTGCTCATCGTGCTGTACGGGAGGATTTACGTGGAGGCCCGGAAGCGCATTCTGAAACAGTCTCCAAAAAAGGTCGGGAAGAGGCTGACCTCTGCGCACCTGGTCACCAACTCTCCCGGATCCGTGGCGTCCACGACTTCGCTGCAGTACGCGAGGCACGACACTCCGTCCAGCGACACCGGGTCGTCGACCAGCGAGAACCAGGTGAAAGTCACGGTGTCCGACGCGCTTTTGGAGAAAAAGCGCATCTCCGCGGCCAGAGAAAGAAAAGCGACCAAGACTCTGGGGATCATCCTGGGCGCGTACATCGTCTGCTGGCTTCCGTTTTTCATTTACACGCTGCTGGTGGCCACATGTGAGACATGTTTGAACCCCGAGCTGTTCGACTTCTTCACCTGGCTGGGATACCTGAACTCTCTGATTAACCCCATCATTTACACCATGTCCAACGAGGATTTCAAGAAGGCTTTCCAGAAACTAGTGCGCTTCAGATGCTGCAGGTCCTGA